GGCGAGTTTAAGCTCGCCTTTTGATTTTTGGGGTAGTAACTTCTAAAGAATTAATTCTCTTTATTTTCAGAATTTTCTTCTCTGTCTTTTTTCTTGTCTTTCTTAGGCTCTTCTGGTGGGCTGTCTAATATATTACCGTATTCATCAACATATGCTATCATGTCATCTAAATTGCCTCCTTTGGATTGTTCTTTGCGCAATTCTTTCTTCTCTTGCTTCTCTTCTTTTTTCTTCATGCGCTTTTTCTCTTTTTGTTTTTTGATAAAGCTATTTTGTGATCTTGCCATAAAGTAGGGTTTTAATTAATAGTGTAAGACAAGCATTCTACTTGAATATAAATACCCCCTTTGAAAGGGTTCAAAGTAGAGTAACCATGGGAAGGTATCGTTAAAGATAGA
This is a stretch of genomic DNA from Marivirga harenae. It encodes these proteins:
- a CDS encoding cold-shock protein codes for the protein MARSQNSFIKKQKEKKRMKKKEEKQEKKELRKEQSKGGNLDDMIAYVDEYGNILDSPPEEPKKDKKKDREENSENKEN